The Candidatus Phaeomarinobacter ectocarpi genome includes a region encoding these proteins:
- a CDS encoding glycosyltransferase family 2 protein, with product MPDGTPSNQTRAAATAPYGPRHPPAMRQPLGQALLDARIISTAQLQTSLDAAETWGVPLGQAVLALGFVKPVDLYSTLAAHLGLPFVNVLKTPPPADAFDQSLLDFYLSAEIIPTGTDDGTPSRRPILATPDPLASAREIARRRADGRPAPQGNIAFAVTSRLDVVWTLQAQFGDKIQHTAQFSLDEAEPTLSAKALINKRQIFWVGALLAGSVLALLLAPLTTLLLLNALLGLFFLAVLVLRAASIPIGIAARQARRSIDQLPDDLDLPIYTIIVPLYKEANVLPLLAQALGKLDYPRAKLDIKLVLEGDDDETIGTAKALGLESYVEFIRVPESSPRTKPKACNYALQFARGEYLVIFDAEDQPDPLQLKKAVAMFATSDDNIACLQAPLTYFNASENWLTRQFTIEFNMWFDLLLPTVEKLGMPIPLGGTSTHFRMKALRDVGAWDPYNVTEDADLGIRLAQKGYRCAILDSVTYEEANCEMGNWLRQRSRWLKGYAQTWLVHMRRPVDLFRKLGPMGFLGFQLLIGGSIVSALTHPLVWIFAAAGIAFNGSALAYFTSPDVPTLMILFNGILLGGGYIVSVCAGIAAVQHRDAQHLVPHTFLMVFYWPLLSLGAYLAIWQLFTRPSYWEKTHHAISKASRAQLAQLAHRGKGSDL from the coding sequence ATGCCTGACGGAACGCCGAGCAACCAGACGCGGGCGGCGGCGACGGCACCGTATGGCCCACGCCACCCGCCAGCGATGCGGCAACCGCTGGGGCAGGCTCTTCTGGATGCCAGGATAATTAGCACCGCCCAGCTTCAGACATCGCTGGACGCAGCCGAGACTTGGGGTGTGCCGCTGGGACAGGCTGTCCTGGCGCTTGGGTTCGTCAAACCAGTTGACCTCTACTCGACCCTCGCAGCCCACCTTGGACTCCCATTTGTGAATGTCCTCAAAACTCCCCCTCCGGCGGATGCGTTTGATCAATCCTTGCTGGACTTTTATCTGTCTGCAGAAATCATCCCCACCGGCACTGATGACGGCACGCCGTCGCGACGGCCCATTCTGGCAACCCCCGACCCGCTGGCTTCGGCGCGCGAGATTGCTCGCAGACGTGCAGATGGAAGGCCTGCACCCCAAGGCAACATTGCGTTTGCTGTTACATCGCGGCTGGACGTCGTGTGGACACTACAGGCGCAGTTCGGCGATAAGATTCAGCATACGGCACAATTTTCTCTGGACGAGGCGGAGCCAACGCTTTCGGCAAAGGCCCTAATAAACAAGCGACAGATTTTCTGGGTCGGTGCTCTTCTGGCCGGGAGTGTGTTGGCTCTCTTACTCGCACCACTGACAACCTTGCTGCTTCTCAATGCGTTGCTGGGGCTGTTTTTCCTAGCGGTGCTTGTGCTGCGCGCGGCGTCGATCCCCATTGGCATTGCGGCGCGCCAGGCGAGACGATCGATTGATCAGCTTCCGGACGACTTGGACCTGCCGATCTACACCATCATCGTACCACTCTACAAAGAAGCAAACGTGCTGCCGCTGCTGGCTCAGGCGCTGGGCAAACTCGATTATCCGCGCGCTAAACTGGACATCAAGCTGGTGCTGGAAGGTGATGACGACGAGACCATTGGGACTGCCAAGGCGCTGGGCCTTGAAAGCTATGTGGAATTCATTCGGGTGCCGGAAAGTTCACCGCGCACAAAACCCAAGGCCTGCAACTACGCCCTGCAGTTTGCCCGCGGCGAGTATCTGGTGATTTTTGATGCGGAAGATCAGCCAGATCCACTGCAACTCAAAAAGGCTGTGGCGATGTTCGCAACCAGCGACGACAACATCGCATGCCTGCAGGCACCGCTCACCTACTTCAATGCATCTGAAAACTGGCTGACGCGGCAATTCACCATCGAATTCAACATGTGGTTCGATCTGCTGTTGCCGACCGTTGAAAAACTCGGCATGCCGATTCCGCTTGGTGGCACATCCACCCACTTTCGAATGAAAGCGCTCCGGGATGTGGGCGCGTGGGACCCATACAATGTCACTGAAGATGCGGATCTTGGCATTCGACTGGCCCAAAAGGGATATCGCTGCGCCATTCTAGATTCTGTCACCTATGAAGAAGCCAATTGCGAGATGGGCAACTGGCTTCGACAACGGTCACGGTGGCTGAAGGGCTATGCGCAGACGTGGCTGGTGCATATGCGCAGACCTGTCGATCTGTTTCGCAAACTGGGGCCGATGGGGTTTTTGGGTTTTCAGTTGTTGATTGGCGGATCAATCGTCTCCGCCCTCACGCATCCGCTTGTCTGGATATTTGCCGCAGCAGGAATCGCCTTCAATGGGTCAGCGCTGGCCTACTTCACCTCGCCGGACGTGCCCACACTGATGATCCTGTTCAATGGCATTTTGCTGGGCGGCGGATACATCGTGTCCGTCTGTGCGGGCATCGCTGCTGTTCAGCACCGAGATGCGCAACATCTGGTACCGCATACATTCTTGATGGTGTTTTACTGGCCACTTCTGTCGCTGGGGGCCTATCTGGCCATCTGGCAGCTCTTCACCAGACCCTCTTATTGGGAAAAGACGCACCACGCCATAAGCAAGGCCAGCCGCGCACAACTGGCGCAGCTGGCCCATCGTGGTAAGGGTTCAGACCTCTAG
- a CDS encoding NADPH:quinone oxidoreductase family protein, which yields MKAVRVNALSEDITDVVIEDIDLPTPGDGEIQIRIRACAVNFPDLLMVQGKYQFKPPMPFTPGMEAAGDVVAVGPGVDTFSVGNKVVAGLRTGGMAEMANTQASSCRPMPAAMSYEEAAGYTTAYLTAYVSLVRRGHLEAGETLLVHGAAGGVGMAAVDLGKQMGATVIATASSQEKLDVLKARGADHVINVNDGFKDKVKELTNGQGADVIYDPVGGDVFDESVRCIAWGGRLLVIGFASGRIPDVSVNMPLIKGFSVVGVRAGEYGRRDPAKGAQNIAAIDEMAAAGTIRPYVYATFSLNQAAEAMCQLRDRRVIGKVVVTP from the coding sequence ATGAAGGCTGTGCGGGTCAACGCGCTGTCAGAAGACATTACTGACGTCGTCATTGAAGACATTGATCTTCCGACACCCGGCGATGGCGAAATTCAAATCCGCATTCGTGCGTGTGCAGTCAATTTTCCCGATCTGCTGATGGTGCAGGGGAAATACCAGTTCAAGCCACCAATGCCGTTTACACCGGGTATGGAAGCTGCCGGGGACGTTGTGGCTGTTGGCCCCGGTGTCGACACGTTCAGCGTCGGTAACAAGGTGGTTGCCGGTCTTCGGACAGGCGGCATGGCGGAAATGGCGAACACGCAGGCGAGTAGCTGTCGGCCAATGCCTGCGGCCATGTCCTATGAAGAAGCCGCGGGATACACCACGGCCTATCTCACAGCCTATGTATCCTTGGTGCGTCGGGGTCACCTCGAAGCTGGTGAAACCCTGCTGGTGCATGGTGCTGCCGGTGGCGTGGGCATGGCGGCGGTAGATCTGGGCAAGCAGATGGGCGCAACGGTCATCGCGACGGCAAGTTCTCAGGAGAAGCTCGATGTTCTCAAGGCCCGTGGGGCTGACCACGTCATCAATGTAAATGACGGCTTCAAGGACAAGGTGAAGGAACTGACCAATGGTCAGGGCGCTGACGTTATCTATGACCCGGTGGGTGGAGACGTGTTTGACGAAAGCGTCCGCTGCATAGCCTGGGGTGGTCGATTGCTTGTGATTGGATTTGCCAGTGGTCGGATTCCGGATGTTTCTGTCAATATGCCGCTCATCAAGGGGTTTTCGGTGGTGGGTGTCCGGGCGGGCGAATATGGCCGCCGCGACCCGGCCAAAGGGGCCCAAAACATTGCTGCAATTGACGAAATGGCGGCTGCGGGCACAATTCGGCCATATGTTTACGCCACTTTTTCACTGAATCAGGCTGCCGAGGCGATGTGTCAGTTGCGTGACAGGCGCGTCATCGGCAAAGTGGTGGTTACGCCGTAA
- a CDS encoding alpha/beta hydrolase, whose product MSAQQFIARTMMRLPAGILRSMSKGAVLSVDGREIDPGVGFLTSQAGKGPGVHTLPVAEGRAATREGFAMMNAPRSKDVGVTDLSIPGPGGSLRARHYWPINGKTNDALMVYFHMGGCVIGDLDTCDHFCSLIAAETGAGVISVDYRMAPEHVFPAAAEDAIAAFKWVRDNAAQFSGSADRIAVGGDSAGGHLATIVAQEIKRRGETGPFLQVLIYPWVDMTDEGGSMQSCGDCAPLNTETMRWFESLYMPEGGDKTDPMASPGLVDDLSGLPRALVYTAGFDPLRDQGEAYARRLEEAGVQVTFREYGDLPHGFTAMSGVSKRAKDVNLEITGDIAAAL is encoded by the coding sequence ATGAGCGCTCAACAATTTATTGCGCGTACGATGATGCGCCTGCCGGCCGGCATATTGCGATCCATGTCAAAAGGTGCGGTGCTCAGCGTTGATGGCCGCGAGATAGACCCCGGTGTCGGATTTCTGACATCACAAGCTGGCAAGGGTCCTGGCGTCCACACATTGCCGGTTGCCGAGGGTCGCGCGGCGACGCGCGAAGGTTTCGCGATGATGAATGCGCCGCGCTCCAAGGATGTGGGCGTAACCGATCTTTCCATTCCCGGTCCCGGCGGGAGCCTGCGTGCGCGGCACTACTGGCCTATCAACGGCAAAACCAACGATGCCCTCATGGTGTATTTTCACATGGGCGGCTGTGTCATCGGCGATCTTGATACGTGCGACCACTTCTGTTCACTGATTGCCGCTGAAACCGGCGCAGGAGTCATCTCTGTCGATTACCGGATGGCACCGGAGCACGTGTTCCCCGCAGCGGCGGAAGATGCGATTGCGGCCTTCAAATGGGTGCGTGACAATGCCGCCCAGTTTTCCGGTTCTGCAGACCGTATCGCCGTTGGCGGTGACAGTGCCGGTGGGCATCTGGCGACCATCGTGGCGCAGGAGATAAAGCGCCGGGGTGAGACCGGACCGTTCCTGCAAGTGCTGATTTATCCATGGGTGGACATGACCGATGAGGGTGGCTCCATGCAAAGCTGTGGAGACTGTGCGCCTCTCAACACTGAAACCATGCGCTGGTTTGAGAGCCTCTACATGCCCGAAGGCGGCGACAAGACAGATCCGATGGCAAGTCCGGGCCTGGTTGATGACCTGAGCGGGTTGCCCAGGGCGCTGGTTTATACCGCTGGTTTTGACCCGCTGCGCGATCAGGGCGAAGCTTACGCGCGGCGACTTGAAGAAGCTGGTGTGCAGGTCACTTTCCGCGAGTACGGAGACCTTCCCCATGGCTTCACAGCCATGAGCGGTGTCTCCAAACGCGCCAAGGACGTAAATCTGGAAATCACCGGCGATATTGCCGCTGCGCTTTAG
- a CDS encoding TetR/AcrR family transcriptional regulator encodes MSTTIKTAEKPLGTQNSSTSSSSAMGKRERTKVENRQAILDAARLVFAELGYGETTVRDIIRRTGLASGTFYNYFKSKDEVFQAMMDASALRMRPRIRAERIRAASFEEFISASFRAYFDYLEQDEQMHRIIRRKSGSMRVRMDTPEVVAVFDELRLDIDRAISQGVLPKVDPEYLTAAFVGIAFEVGDRMQAREPFDSAAAAEFATKLFLGGVNALPRLEDSD; translated from the coding sequence GTGAGTACGACCATCAAAACAGCCGAAAAACCGCTCGGCACTCAGAATTCTTCCACGTCGTCTTCCTCAGCCATGGGGAAGCGCGAGCGGACAAAAGTGGAGAATCGGCAGGCCATCCTGGATGCTGCCCGGCTGGTTTTTGCGGAGCTGGGCTATGGCGAGACCACGGTCCGGGACATTATTCGCCGCACCGGCCTCGCGTCCGGCACGTTCTACAATTACTTCAAATCCAAGGATGAAGTGTTTCAAGCGATGATGGATGCCAGCGCCCTGCGCATGCGTCCGCGCATCCGGGCTGAGCGTATCCGTGCGGCCAGCTTTGAAGAATTCATCTCAGCCAGTTTCCGCGCCTACTTCGATTATCTGGAGCAGGACGAGCAGATGCACCGGATCATCCGGCGCAAATCGGGCTCCATGCGGGTGCGCATGGATACGCCGGAAGTTGTTGCCGTCTTTGACGAGCTGCGTCTCGATATCGACCGCGCCATATCTCAGGGTGTTCTGCCAAAGGTCGATCCGGAATATCTCACCGCGGCTTTTGTGGGTATCGCTTTTGAGGTGGGTGACCGGATGCAGGCGCGCGAGCCATTTGACTCAGCCGCCGCAGCGGAATTTGCAACCAAGCTCTTTCTTGGCGGCGTAAATGCCCTGCCACGGCTTGAAGATTCCGACTAG